GCTGCAAGGTGCCTGTTTCAAGGCTGCCATTTCATCCCATCTCCCTTTCAATATCCCTGATGGATTTCTTTATTTCAAAAAAGGCCCTGCCAAAAGGCCCGGTTTTTTCCAATGTAACTACGAGATAGTAGCCCTCCTTGATGGTGGAGATGGCAACTCCGGCACGTTCTGTGGAAATGGCAATTGTCTTGACGCCATTCGCTTGTTTAAGGTTAAGCATTGCATCTCTTGCAAGATTAAGAATAATGCCTTTATGCGCGCCTATAGCAGGCATATCCATATCAGGAACTTTGGAAAAATCCGCTACTGCCTCCCCCTCCCAATCCAGCAAAATAGCGCCGGTAGCGCCTGGCGTCTTTGCAACAAGATTTTCTAATATGGCTTTGAAGGGCATAGTTTAATTCAACCGAACAGAAACAGTCTTTGATATCCCGGGCTCCTCCATTGTAATTCCAAACAATGTGTCCGCTATCTCCATTGTCCTTTTGTTATGGGTTATAAGGATGAACTGGGATTTTTTTGACATCTCTTTCAGAAAACCGTTGAACCTGTCTATATTGGC
The sequence above is a segment of the Deltaproteobacteria bacterium genome. Coding sequences within it:
- a CDS encoding roadblock/LC7 domain-containing protein, with the translated sequence MPFKAILENLVAKTPGATGAILLDWEGEAVADFSKVPDMDMPAIGAHKGIILNLARDAMLNLKQANGVKTIAISTERAGVAISTIKEGYYLVVTLEKTGPFGRAFFEIKKSIRDIEREMG